Proteins encoded by one window of Aphis gossypii isolate Hap1 chromosome X, ASM2018417v2, whole genome shotgun sequence:
- the LOC126551863 gene encoding uncharacterized protein LOC126551863 isoform X2 translates to MADVISVPAKNGLFHWKAIAEYYIPVIIRIINGEELKFVSVRMAETQLLSKYIQNLHEDVFNCTSVKSHFITDLEENLLNEINIIHADSIYGKDTFYASKDYIVRLEDVLELYTFLEVCYNKMQNKITAGRREKCGFINIDSEAVVPYCLADGHQYIPIFYFEGATEHLNNGAVELKEWNFAYLKFCYRVQETSFEEYWPAKVIETNLLINRKSTDVYPSGVWIKAPLEVPATESTIPHSLTASAPVMPQSMPVVTNTFQNE, encoded by the exons ATGGCAGATGTTATCAGCGTTCCCGCTAAAAATG GTTTATTTCACTGGAAAGCAATTGCAGAATACTATATACCAGTCATTATTCGTATAATTAATGGTGAAGAATTGAAGTTTGTATCTGTACGGATGGCTGAAACTCAACTGCTCAGCAAGTACATACAAAATTTACACGaagatgtttttaattgtacatCGGTGAAAAGTCACTTTATCACTGATTTAGaagaaaatctattaaatgagattaacataatacatgCTGATAGTATCTATGGAAAAGATACATTCTATGCTAGCAAAGATTATATTGTCCGTTTAGAAGATGTCCTCgagttgtatacatttttagaagtaTGTTACAACAAAATGCAGAACAAAATTACTGCTGGTCGCAGAGAAAAATgtggttttattaatatcgatTCCGAAGCTGTTGTACCATACTGCCTTGCAGATGGCCATCAATACataccaattttttattttgaagggGCTACGGAACACCTAAATAATGGTGCTGTAGAACTTAAGGAGTGGAACTTTGCCTATCTTAAGTTCTGTTATAGAGTTCAGG AAACGAGTTTTGAGGAATATTGGCCGGCTAAAGTGATTGAAACAAATCTCCTGATAAATCGAAAATCAACCGATGTTTATCCATCAGGTGTCTGGATCAAAGCCCCCCTTGAAGTACCTGCAACCGAAAGTACTATTCCACACTCATTGACAGCTTCAGCACCAGTTATGCCACAGAGTATGCCAGTGGTAACGAATACCTTTCAAAATGAATGA
- the LOC126551863 gene encoding uncharacterized protein LOC126551863 isoform X1, protein MADVISVPAKNGLFHWKAIAEYYIPVIIRIINGEELKFVSVRMAETQLLSKYIQNLHEDVFNCTSVKSHFITDLEENLLNEINIIHADSIYGKDTFYASKDYIVRLEDVLELYTFLEVCYNKMQNKITAGRREKCGFINIDSEAVVPYCLADGHQYIPIFYFEGATEHLNNGAVELKEWNFAYLKFCYRVQGIKNELYTSESCTVTTLDVIKNYFTPETSFEEYWPAKVIETNLLINRKSTDVYPSGVWIKAPLEVPATESTIPHSLTASAPVMPQSMPVVTNTFQNE, encoded by the exons ATGGCAGATGTTATCAGCGTTCCCGCTAAAAATG GTTTATTTCACTGGAAAGCAATTGCAGAATACTATATACCAGTCATTATTCGTATAATTAATGGTGAAGAATTGAAGTTTGTATCTGTACGGATGGCTGAAACTCAACTGCTCAGCAAGTACATACAAAATTTACACGaagatgtttttaattgtacatCGGTGAAAAGTCACTTTATCACTGATTTAGaagaaaatctattaaatgagattaacataatacatgCTGATAGTATCTATGGAAAAGATACATTCTATGCTAGCAAAGATTATATTGTCCGTTTAGAAGATGTCCTCgagttgtatacatttttagaagtaTGTTACAACAAAATGCAGAACAAAATTACTGCTGGTCGCAGAGAAAAATgtggttttattaatatcgatTCCGAAGCTGTTGTACCATACTGCCTTGCAGATGGCCATCAATACataccaattttttattttgaagggGCTACGGAACACCTAAATAATGGTGCTGTAGAACTTAAGGAGTGGAACTTTGCCTATCTTAAGTTCTGTTATAGAGTTCAGGGTATAAAAAATGAGCTGTATACTAGTGAATCATGCACAGTGACTACTCTCGatgttatcaaaaattattttacaccaGAAACGAGTTTTGAGGAATATTGGCCGGCTAAAGTGATTGAAACAAATCTCCTGATAAATCGAAAATCAACCGATGTTTATCCATCAGGTGTCTGGATCAAAGCCCCCCTTGAAGTACCTGCAACCGAAAGTACTATTCCACACTCATTGACAGCTTCAGCACCAGTTATGCCACAGAGTATGCCAGTGGTAACGAATACCTTTCAAAATGAATGA